The proteins below come from a single Candidatus Binatia bacterium genomic window:
- a CDS encoding peptidylprolyl isomerase has translation MADAQEKKGPLYATMKTSMGDIVLVLFEDKAPKTVANFVGLATGTKEWTDPKTGQPVKRPFYNGTTFHRVIPGFMIQGGDPLGNGRGGPGYRFEDEFHPELKHSKPGILSMANAGPNTNGSQFFITVVPTPPLDGKHAVFGEVVKGQEVVSAIVTTPRGANDKPVKDVVLKEVVISRGSY, from the coding sequence ATGGCCGACGCGCAGGAAAAGAAGGGACCGCTTTACGCGACGATGAAGACCAGCATGGGGGATATCGTGCTGGTTCTGTTCGAAGATAAGGCGCCGAAGACCGTCGCGAACTTCGTCGGCCTCGCGACGGGGACGAAGGAATGGACCGATCCGAAAACCGGACAGCCGGTCAAGCGGCCATTTTACAACGGCACGACATTCCATCGCGTGATTCCCGGCTTCATGATCCAGGGCGGCGATCCGTTGGGCAACGGTAGAGGCGGTCCCGGGTACCGGTTCGAAGACGAGTTTCATCCCGAATTGAAACATTCCAAGCCCGGAATTCTTTCCATGGCGAATGCCGGGCCGAACACCAACGGCAGCCAGTTCTTTATTACGGTGGTTCCGACTCCACCGCTCGACGGCAAGCACGCCGTCTTCGGCGAAGTCGTCAAAGGTCAGGAGGTCGTGAGCGCCATCGTCACCACACCGCGGGGCGCGAACGACAAGCCGGTCAAAGACGTCGTGCTGAAGGAAGTCGTCATCTCGCGCGGCAGCTATTGA